One genomic window of Hymenobacter sp. J193 includes the following:
- a CDS encoding tail fiber domain-containing protein → MATLLLLAAAPQATQAQSVGIGTTAPNASAALEIRSTSQGLLLPRLTLAQRDALTASTTAPPVAGLVIYQSDNTPGLYAFDGTTWVRLGGDNLGSHTVTQNLNLADKLLVGNGGTQGLSIDNAGNVGLGTTAPSQKLDVRGNVRLGDNGGQAAGTGQAIEWVGPGVSSDPVGIYRHNPAVDQSELRVVVGDVADPSDKFVVGRMGGTSSEGGIPTGNFTPAFSVGADGKVNVNGLVGTGTRFLAADPDGNLTATATTGTEGDNLGDHVATQNINLNGNKLVGGTTDRAIRGGLSLDGNGLLTVGAARVNADSTNRYGARLLDMDQDVVITSKQGKGNTTPAILGAGDRLMWLSYYGAFRAGGVTGDRWNRTAAGSSSTVIGMYSAAFGLDNQVGSPYATGFGWNNRLRNSEGALVTGLNNDVVQGFYALVTGARNSPKGWYHLIGGYQNKVLGSTSAGYSAAVGAYVPSWPPSLAFGQGCYSRSSRGNTYTMGYYARTNGYYGSFVLADMSPLVGLDPQVQTPSDRQQDSVYSTNYNQMTMRFAGGYRLFTSVATRTDPGGVTPLGTPVGVQVFPGGNAWQTLSDSTKKERRVLADGNLFLARINRMRLGSWNYKGQSADTMRHYGPMAQDFYAAFGHDGVGSIGEKTSINQADFDGVNLIAIQALYRRVLALEAENARQQQQIQLLQVPAGVSPTPAAEVAELRRQQAALQARLTQADADHASLLSLQAQMARLLGADAQARQEPTPAR, encoded by the coding sequence TTGGCGACCCTGCTGCTACTGGCTGCTGCCCCTCAGGCCACCCAGGCCCAAAGCGTTGGTATCGGCACCACCGCGCCCAATGCCTCGGCGGCCCTCGAAATCAGGAGCACCTCGCAGGGCCTGCTGCTGCCCCGCCTCACCCTGGCCCAGCGCGACGCCCTTACGGCCAGCACTACGGCCCCGCCCGTGGCCGGCCTGGTGATTTATCAGTCCGACAACACCCCCGGCCTCTACGCCTTCGATGGCACGACCTGGGTGCGCCTGGGCGGTGACAATCTGGGCAGCCACACGGTTACCCAAAACCTGAACCTGGCCGATAAGCTGCTGGTGGGCAATGGCGGCACCCAGGGCCTGAGCATCGACAACGCCGGCAACGTAGGTCTGGGCACCACCGCCCCCAGCCAGAAGCTGGACGTGCGCGGCAACGTGCGCCTGGGCGACAACGGCGGCCAGGCAGCCGGTACAGGGCAGGCCATTGAGTGGGTGGGGCCGGGCGTGAGCTCCGACCCGGTAGGTATCTACCGCCACAATCCAGCCGTAGACCAGAGCGAGCTGCGCGTGGTAGTGGGCGATGTGGCCGACCCGAGCGACAAGTTCGTGGTGGGCCGCATGGGCGGCACCAGCAGTGAGGGCGGCATCCCTACGGGTAACTTCACCCCGGCTTTCTCGGTGGGTGCCGACGGCAAGGTGAACGTGAACGGGCTGGTGGGCACCGGCACCCGTTTCCTGGCCGCCGACCCTGACGGCAACCTGACGGCTACGGCCACCACCGGTACGGAAGGCGACAACCTGGGCGACCATGTGGCCACCCAGAACATCAACCTGAACGGCAACAAGCTGGTGGGCGGCACCACGGACCGCGCCATCCGGGGTGGTCTAAGCCTCGACGGCAACGGCCTGCTCACGGTCGGCGCGGCCCGCGTCAACGCCGACTCCACCAACCGCTACGGCGCGCGCCTGCTCGACATGGACCAGGACGTGGTCATCACCTCCAAGCAGGGCAAGGGCAACACGACACCCGCCATCCTCGGGGCCGGCGACCGGCTGATGTGGCTCTCGTATTACGGGGCCTTCCGGGCCGGGGGCGTCACGGGCGACCGGTGGAACCGCACGGCCGCGGGCAGCTCCAGCACCGTTATCGGCATGTACTCGGCGGCTTTCGGCCTCGACAACCAGGTCGGCAGCCCCTACGCCACGGGCTTTGGCTGGAACAACCGTCTGCGCAACAGCGAAGGGGCGCTGGTCACGGGCCTCAACAACGACGTGGTGCAGGGCTTCTACGCGCTGGTGACTGGTGCGCGCAACTCCCCCAAAGGCTGGTACCACCTGATCGGCGGCTACCAGAACAAGGTGCTGGGGTCAACTTCCGCCGGCTACTCCGCCGCCGTGGGTGCCTACGTCCCGAGCTGGCCCCCGTCCTTGGCCTTTGGCCAGGGCTGCTACTCCCGCTCCAGCCGGGGCAACACCTACACCATGGGCTACTACGCCCGCACCAACGGCTACTACGGCAGCTTTGTACTGGCCGATATGTCGCCGCTTGTCGGTCTTGACCCTCAAGTCCAGACACCCTCCGACCGCCAGCAGGACTCGGTGTACAGCACCAACTACAACCAGATGACCATGCGCTTTGCCGGGGGCTACCGCCTCTTCACCTCCGTGGCCACCCGCACTGACCCCGGAGGGGTCACGCCGCTGGGTACGCCCGTGGGCGTACAGGTGTTTCCCGGCGGCAATGCCTGGCAAACCCTCTCCGACTCGACCAAGAAGGAGCGGCGGGTGCTGGCCGACGGCAACCTGTTTCTGGCCCGCATCAACCGTATGCGCCTGGGCTCGTGGAACTACAAGGGCCAGAGCGCCGACACCATGCGCCACTACGGCCCCATGGCCCAGGACTTCTATGCCGCCTTCGGTCACGACGGGGTAGGCAGTATTGGCGAGAAAACCAGCATCAACCAAGCCGACTTCGACGGGGTGAACCTGATTGCCATTCAGGCCCTGTACCGGCGGGTGCTGGCTCTGGAAGCAGAGAATGCCCGCCAGCAGCAGCAGATTCAGTTGCTGCAAGTCCCGGCCGGTGTCTCGCCCACGCCGGCTGCCGAGGTGGCGGAGCTGCGCCGTCAGCAGGCCGCCCTGCAAGCCCGCCTGACCCAGGCCGATGCCGACCACGCCAGCCTGCTTTCCCTGCAAGCCCAGATGGCCCGCCTGCTGGGCGCCGACGCCCAGGCCCGCCAAGAACCGACTCCGGCCCGGTAA
- a CDS encoding 7TM diverse intracellular signaling domain-containing protein — MLKRLHLLLLCLCLAGGLRAEAQPAVSKDTAADLTVRLEGMLPDKSYSWERIHADSTLVFAPADSLRPAQARRFWLKLTVTNRSRYDQAGRLRVLPALDNTLFYFDADAQLWRTHRAGLAIATDSARLKGQMTLLLQGHTTTTVYVHVRLSQQATLPPSIHLGVSIEQEATARHTELFFGVAWAVSIAVLLLLLLTNLHGYARFPDRTTLYYICTQVGAALYITAFRNFFRVWFPAPVFSLMVLPSGIGYGYSINNIFMHLSVVLLLIGFGQMTRSYLETPTHLPRLDKVLRYALRGYIGFTVVVGLVNLSGFYLNYYSLLLDNLLVLGVITLLLYITFVAYRRRLPLARTYLLANVLPLLCIMAVAVYHVVLGFDNEGKLLLPDLAVVSHALCFSAAISIRLQNLQRSLLAREREASNLALDIRQQELRSREIALQNTQIQAAFQRMERQHQQDREQASQQLSEDRRQQETTNQELQQQLEANQRELASTTLYVQQKNALLAELKQQIGELGAQSPGGRPQELAGIKSILQTSLYLDEDWQRFKLHFEQVHPRFFEELQSKYPALTKHEQRLYCYFHINLSTKEIAVLLNIDPASVRRAKTRLYKKIGAADKGEELPPSGQEAAGPLAEE, encoded by the coding sequence GTGCTAAAAAGGCTGCACCTACTGCTGCTGTGTTTGTGCCTGGCAGGTGGACTGCGCGCAGAAGCGCAGCCGGCAGTCAGCAAGGATACGGCTGCTGACCTCACCGTACGGTTGGAGGGCATGCTGCCCGATAAGAGCTATAGCTGGGAAAGAATTCATGCAGATTCCACGCTGGTCTTTGCCCCGGCCGACTCGCTGCGTCCGGCTCAGGCCCGCCGGTTCTGGCTTAAACTCACGGTTACCAACCGCAGCCGCTACGACCAGGCCGGCCGACTGCGGGTGCTGCCTGCCCTCGATAACACCCTGTTTTATTTCGATGCGGATGCCCAGCTGTGGCGTACCCACCGGGCTGGTCTGGCCATAGCCACGGATAGTGCCCGCCTGAAAGGGCAAATGACCCTGCTACTGCAAGGACACACCACCACTACAGTTTATGTGCACGTGCGGCTGAGCCAGCAGGCTACGTTGCCGCCATCCATACACTTGGGAGTGAGCATAGAGCAAGAAGCAACGGCCCGGCACACCGAGTTGTTCTTCGGCGTGGCCTGGGCCGTGTCCATAGCGGTGCTGCTGCTGCTGCTGCTCACCAACCTGCACGGGTACGCCCGCTTTCCGGACCGCACTACCCTGTATTATATCTGCACGCAGGTAGGGGCGGCCCTGTACATTACGGCGTTCCGGAATTTTTTCAGAGTCTGGTTTCCGGCGCCGGTTTTCAGTTTGATGGTGCTGCCCAGCGGTATCGGGTACGGCTACTCCATCAACAATATATTTATGCACCTGAGCGTGGTGCTACTGCTCATTGGGTTTGGGCAGATGACCCGCTCATACCTGGAAACGCCCACCCACCTCCCCCGGCTCGACAAGGTGCTGCGCTACGCACTGCGGGGCTACATAGGCTTCACCGTGGTGGTAGGGCTGGTGAACCTGAGCGGATTTTATCTGAACTACTACTCGCTGCTGCTCGACAACCTGCTGGTGCTGGGGGTGATAACGCTGCTGCTGTACATCACCTTCGTGGCTTACCGGCGGCGGCTGCCCCTGGCGCGCACCTACCTGCTGGCCAACGTGCTGCCCCTGCTGTGCATCATGGCCGTGGCCGTGTACCACGTGGTACTGGGCTTCGACAATGAGGGCAAGCTCCTGCTGCCCGACCTGGCCGTGGTGTCGCACGCGCTGTGCTTTTCGGCCGCCATCAGCATCCGCCTCCAGAACCTGCAGCGCAGCCTGCTGGCCAGGGAGCGCGAAGCCAGTAACCTGGCCCTGGACATCCGGCAGCAGGAGCTGCGCAGCCGGGAAATAGCCCTGCAGAACACCCAGATTCAGGCGGCTTTCCAGCGGATGGAGCGGCAGCACCAGCAGGACCGGGAGCAGGCCTCGCAGCAGCTGAGCGAAGACCGGCGCCAGCAGGAAACCACCAACCAGGAGCTGCAGCAGCAGTTGGAAGCCAACCAGCGCGAGCTGGCCTCCACCACCCTGTACGTGCAGCAGAAAAACGCCCTGCTGGCCGAACTCAAGCAGCAGATAGGAGAACTGGGCGCGCAGAGCCCAGGAGGCCGACCGCAGGAGCTGGCGGGCATCAAGTCTATTCTGCAAACCAGCCTGTACCTGGACGAGGACTGGCAGCGGTTCAAGCTGCACTTCGAGCAGGTGCACCCGCGCTTTTTCGAGGAGCTGCAAAGCAAGTACCCGGCCCTCACCAAGCACGAGCAGCGGCTGTACTGCTACTTCCACATCAACCTTTCTACCAAGGAAATTGCGGTGCTGCTCAACATCGACCCAGCCAGCGTGCGGCGGGCCAAAACCAGGCTCTACAAAAAAATAGGTGCGGCCGACAAAGGGGAGGAGCTACCCCCATCCGGGCAGGAAGCAGCCGGGCCCCTGGCCGAAGAATAA
- a CDS encoding discoidin domain-containing protein, producing the protein MTHTYTLLPVFYRYLLAPLAALLLLAAAPTALAQTTPSGGVGIGTTAPNAKAALEIVSSEKGLLIPRLTVTERGAIAAPVPAGLLVYQTDGTQPGFWYYEATNGWTYLNPTGDGAGDNLGDHTATQAVRLNDNALTNNGTGGIRIDDAGQVGIGTSSPTAPLHIAKAATVTTSSSGPNLAANAVASASSIYDADYPASGVNDGSTGSTWSAAGGAGLPQWVQLDLGSSPAVVKQYQVYLGAYNYAAGAWDMQGSNDASAWTTLHTVSTDQPAGTYNTYAVTNTTAYRYYRLLISRARTGYTSSDVDIAEWRLMSSVGGTTSTPAVAVRIDPGTLQLGSGAAVGSFSTDGTLAGNSDASVPTEQAVKTYVDAKVAGGGTGNQTLSINGQNLSISGGNTITLPAASGDNLGNHTATEDLNLQGNALTGDGANINGIGLGVRADGGLNIGQNAPRRNFLLGYEAGQSATTGNDNHFVGYQAGQATTTGAFNQFVGLQSGYFNTTGSSNLFSGYQSGYNSTTGDNNVFSGFRSGVYSSTGSQNVFLGSSSGLINTTGSNNVALGYNSGPNRGDLTNAIAIGANVQATQSNTMVLGNGVKVGIGTSEPTQKLEVADGNIKIATTGNGLVFPDGTFQTTAASGDNLGNHTATTNIGLNGNWLSNAPGNANGLRVTDGGNVGIGTADPQATLHVNGSTRLSGLAGSGTRVVTADANGNLATTATSTLGDNLGNHTATQNLNLQTNALTGNGANISGIGLGVRADGGLNIGQNNQNQNLALGYGTGSTSLGAYNQFVGLQSGAYTTGEGNLFVGYQSGLYNGSGNYNQFVGRYSGRNNTTGSYNLFMGESSGNSNTTGSYNQFVGYRSGQANTTGEYNLFMGYESGRANTTGGRNMFSGNYSGYSNTTGIFNQFIGNYSGYANTTGQENLFVGYGSGSTNTTGFYNQFIGFRSGEANTTGSNNQFSGYYSGYRNTTGSSNQFSGYESGNANTSGNNNLFSGYRSGLYSTTGSNNQFSGYESGYFNTTGENNLFLGFRSGYLNETGVGNTVVGSNSGPTYAARAITNATALGANVTLTTSNTVVLGNGANVGIGTSSPTQKLEVAGGIKFTGLSNALTFPDGTTQTSAAASSTASNGLTRTGTNITLGGTLTQATTIDQQNNNLSFTNGRVGIGTTSPGHPLTVQSDANGRFLGFNDMYGGDRYNFSMVSGGLGGLNLSESNIASGRLFIQAFSGNIGIGTITPTDKLEWPMATSE; encoded by the coding sequence ATGACCCACACCTACACTCTCCTGCCTGTGTTTTACCGTTACCTGCTCGCGCCCCTGGCGGCGCTGCTGCTGCTGGCTGCCGCGCCCACGGCCCTGGCCCAAACCACGCCCAGCGGCGGGGTAGGCATCGGCACCACGGCCCCCAATGCCAAGGCTGCCCTCGAAATCGTGAGCTCGGAAAAGGGCCTGCTCATTCCGCGCCTGACGGTGACGGAGCGGGGTGCCATTGCCGCCCCCGTGCCCGCCGGCCTGCTCGTGTACCAGACCGACGGCACCCAGCCCGGCTTCTGGTACTACGAGGCCACCAACGGCTGGACGTACCTGAACCCCACCGGCGACGGGGCTGGCGACAACCTGGGCGACCACACCGCCACCCAGGCCGTGCGCCTCAACGACAACGCCCTGACCAACAACGGCACCGGCGGCATCCGCATCGACGACGCGGGCCAGGTGGGCATTGGCACCAGCAGCCCCACAGCCCCGCTACACATTGCCAAAGCGGCGACAGTTACGACCTCCAGTTCGGGCCCCAACCTAGCTGCGAATGCCGTGGCCTCGGCTTCTTCCATTTATGACGCCGATTACCCGGCTTCCGGCGTCAACGATGGTAGTACCGGCAGTACGTGGTCGGCGGCCGGCGGGGCCGGGCTGCCGCAGTGGGTGCAGCTGGATTTGGGTAGCTCGCCCGCCGTCGTGAAGCAGTACCAGGTGTACCTGGGTGCTTACAACTACGCGGCCGGGGCCTGGGACATGCAGGGCAGCAACGACGCCAGCGCCTGGACCACTCTGCACACGGTAAGCACGGACCAGCCTGCTGGTACTTACAACACTTACGCGGTGACCAACACCACGGCCTACCGCTACTACCGCCTGCTCATCTCCCGCGCCCGCACCGGCTACACTAGCAGCGACGTGGACATTGCCGAGTGGCGCCTGATGAGTTCGGTAGGTGGGACGACCTCCACGCCCGCCGTGGCCGTGCGCATCGACCCCGGCACCCTGCAGCTGGGCAGCGGCGCGGCCGTGGGCTCCTTCTCCACCGATGGCACCCTGGCCGGCAACTCCGATGCCAGCGTACCCACCGAGCAGGCTGTGAAAACCTACGTGGACGCCAAAGTAGCCGGCGGCGGCACCGGCAACCAGACGCTGAGCATCAATGGCCAGAACCTGAGCATCTCGGGCGGCAACACCATTACCCTTCCTGCCGCCAGCGGCGACAACCTGGGCAACCACACCGCCACCGAAGACCTGAACCTGCAAGGCAATGCCCTGACGGGGGACGGCGCCAACATTAATGGTATCGGGCTGGGCGTGCGTGCCGACGGCGGCCTGAACATCGGACAGAACGCGCCCCGCCGTAACTTCCTGCTAGGCTACGAAGCCGGCCAGAGCGCTACCACCGGCAACGACAACCACTTTGTGGGTTACCAGGCCGGCCAAGCTACTACCACGGGGGCGTTCAACCAGTTTGTGGGTCTGCAGAGCGGGTATTTCAACACCACAGGTAGCAGCAACCTGTTCAGCGGCTACCAGAGCGGCTACAATAGCACCACGGGCGACAATAACGTATTCAGTGGTTTTCGCAGCGGTGTGTACAGCAGCACGGGCAGCCAAAACGTATTTCTGGGCTCCTCCAGCGGCCTCATCAACACCACTGGCAGCAACAACGTGGCTCTGGGTTACAACAGCGGGCCGAACAGAGGGGATCTGACGAATGCCATTGCCATTGGCGCGAACGTGCAGGCCACCCAGAGCAACACGATGGTGCTGGGCAACGGCGTGAAAGTGGGTATTGGCACCAGTGAGCCCACCCAGAAGCTGGAAGTGGCCGACGGCAACATCAAGATTGCAACTACTGGCAATGGCTTGGTCTTTCCCGACGGTACTTTCCAGACCACGGCGGCCAGCGGCGACAACCTAGGCAACCACACCGCCACCACCAACATTGGCCTGAACGGCAACTGGCTCAGCAACGCCCCCGGCAATGCCAACGGCCTACGCGTGACGGATGGTGGCAACGTGGGCATCGGTACGGCCGACCCGCAGGCTACGCTGCACGTGAACGGCAGCACCCGCCTAAGCGGCTTGGCCGGCTCCGGCACCCGCGTGGTAACGGCCGATGCCAACGGCAACCTGGCTACGACAGCCACCAGCACCCTGGGCGACAATCTGGGCAACCACACCGCCACCCAGAACCTGAACTTGCAAACCAACGCTCTGACGGGCAACGGCGCCAACATCAGCGGTATTGGCCTGGGCGTGCGGGCCGATGGGGGCCTGAACATCGGGCAGAACAACCAGAATCAGAACCTGGCGCTGGGCTACGGCACCGGCTCCACCAGCTTGGGCGCCTACAACCAGTTTGTGGGTTTGCAGAGTGGGGCCTACACCACGGGCGAAGGCAACCTGTTTGTGGGCTACCAGAGCGGCCTCTACAATGGCAGCGGCAACTACAACCAGTTTGTGGGGCGCTACAGCGGCCGCAACAACACCACGGGCAGTTACAACCTGTTCATGGGTGAATCGAGCGGTAACAGCAACACCACGGGCAGCTACAACCAGTTTGTGGGCTACCGGAGCGGCCAGGCCAATACTACGGGCGAATACAACCTGTTTATGGGCTATGAGAGCGGCAGAGCTAACACCACGGGCGGCCGCAATATGTTCAGCGGCAACTATAGCGGCTACTCCAACACCACGGGCATCTTCAACCAGTTTATAGGTAACTACAGCGGCTACGCCAACACCACGGGCCAGGAGAACCTGTTTGTAGGCTACGGGAGCGGCAGCACCAATACCACGGGCTTCTACAACCAATTTATTGGCTTCCGCAGTGGCGAGGCCAACACTACGGGCAGCAACAACCAGTTCAGCGGCTACTATAGTGGCTACCGCAATACGACGGGCAGCAGCAACCAGTTTAGCGGCTACGAGAGCGGCAACGCCAACACCTCGGGCAACAACAACCTGTTCAGCGGCTACCGTAGCGGCCTGTATAGCACTACGGGCAGCAATAACCAGTTCAGCGGCTATGAAAGCGGCTACTTCAACACCACGGGTGAGAACAACCTGTTCCTGGGCTTCCGCAGCGGCTACCTTAACGAAACCGGCGTCGGCAACACGGTAGTAGGCTCCAACAGCGGCCCCACCTATGCGGCCCGCGCCATCACCAACGCCACGGCCCTGGGCGCCAACGTAACGCTGACTACCAGCAACACCGTGGTGCTGGGCAACGGCGCCAACGTGGGCATCGGCACCAGCAGCCCCACCCAGAAGCTGGAAGTGGCCGGCGGCATCAAGTTCACCGGCCTAAGCAACGCCCTGACCTTCCCCGACGGTACCACCCAGACCAGCGCCGCCGCTAGTTCCACGGCCAGCAATGGCCTCACGCGCACGGGCACCAACATCACCCTGGGCGGCACCCTCACCCAGGCCACCACCATCGACCAGCAGAACAATAACCTGAGCTTCACCAATGGCCGCGTGGGCATCGGCACCACCAGCCCCGGTCACCCGCTCACGGTGCAGTCCGACGCTAACGGGCGTTTCCTGGGCTTCAACGACATGTACGGCGGCGACCGGTATAACTTCAGCATGGTATCCGGCGGATTGGGCGGCCTCAACTTGAGCGAGAGCAACATTGCCAGCGGCCGCCTGTTCATCCAAGCGTTTTCAGGCAATATCGGCATCGGCACCATCACGCCCACCGATAAGCTTGAGTGGCCGATGGCAACATCCGAATAG
- a CDS encoding tail fiber domain-containing protein, which yields MSQNRGLFFPDGTFQGTAAVGDNLGNHVATQGITGTNGEDIGTVVGLGIRPDGGLNLAQNGVGHNLLIGYLAGQMITVPDENSIYGQDNQIVGYLAGRYTTTGHANLFNGYYSGYRNTTGFFNQFIGYQSGYSNTEGAANLFSGYQSGFHNTLGNLNQFIGFRSGYNNTTGNNNSFNGSQSGLSNTTGSYNVFSGDQAGSANETGSYNTALGANSGPDSSHGNITNATALGANVELTTSNTVVLGSGANVGIGTSGPTQKLEVAGTIFSSTGGFQFPDGTTQTTAAAPFDLTGDIISTGVATTYNNVVPATKGGAGTVSGILKANGSGTVAAAQVADFPVLNQNTTGNAATATYATTAGNSATVTTNANLTGDITSTGNATIYAAVVPAAKGGAGTVSGLLKANGSGVVSAAVAGTDYLTPAAAGTGFIQNTTTQQASSNFNISGAGTVGGQLTVGSATISGATKLGSLAGSNSRMVTAAADGTLATQALPTDAQTLTLSSGSLSISGGNSVTLPDASATNEAQTLSKAGTTVTLSTVNGAGGGSFTDLDTDAQQLTLDGNALRLSNSTSVILPDASDTNEAQTIFKNNGLISLTPINGFGGGSVTDNDGQTLSVSGGNLSISGGNSVALSSLGDNLGNHTATQNLNLTTANDLLLKDANHGLGWYGAAKTWNSLTTDGPVLYGYDTGILGIKRNGTQQSVLYWNYLGRVGIGNTNPTQTLDVNGGILARGFGAISDQGAYLQWNRSLGEGETWLLNQKGGGNQYGGIRFGGASSSNAVTEWARFIDNGNLGLGTATPDARLDIESSAPQQLILTSTSPDPTGMLTFNFPASNSAGNTATEMIVFNKAGHPTFIGAIGANLSSNTVYYNTASDRRLKENIRPTHYGLADVLKLRVQDYNFIGTAAVNRTTGFLAQDLFGVYPEAVSPGDTGATVSRPWAVDYGKLTPLLVQAIQDQQAQIEDLKKQNAALQAQAKTQEARATSAETQAAQATAATEAFEQRLRRLEAGQAQAQK from the coding sequence GTGAGCCAGAACCGCGGCCTCTTCTTCCCCGATGGCACCTTTCAGGGCACGGCGGCCGTCGGCGACAACCTAGGCAACCACGTGGCGACGCAGGGTATCACGGGCACCAACGGCGAGGACATCGGCACTGTGGTGGGCCTGGGCATCCGGCCCGACGGTGGCCTGAACCTGGCCCAGAACGGCGTGGGCCACAACCTGCTGATAGGCTACCTAGCCGGCCAGATGATTACGGTACCGGATGAGAATTCCATTTATGGGCAAGATAACCAGATTGTTGGCTACCTGGCCGGCAGGTACACCACGACCGGCCACGCTAACCTCTTCAATGGCTACTATAGTGGCTACCGCAATACGACGGGCTTCTTCAACCAGTTTATCGGCTACCAGAGCGGCTACTCTAACACAGAAGGCGCGGCCAACCTGTTCTCGGGCTATCAGAGCGGCTTCCACAACACTCTGGGCAACCTCAACCAGTTCATCGGCTTTCGGAGCGGCTATAACAACACCACCGGCAACAATAACTCTTTTAACGGCAGTCAAAGCGGTTTGAGCAACACCACTGGCTCCTACAACGTGTTCAGCGGCGACCAAGCCGGTAGCGCCAACGAGACGGGCTCCTACAACACGGCCCTGGGCGCCAACAGCGGCCCCGACAGCAGCCACGGCAACATCACCAACGCCACGGCCCTGGGCGCCAACGTGGAGCTGACCACCAGCAACACCGTAGTGCTGGGCAGCGGGGCCAACGTGGGCATCGGCACCAGCGGGCCAACCCAGAAGCTGGAAGTAGCCGGCACCATCTTCAGCAGCACGGGCGGCTTCCAGTTCCCCGACGGTACCACCCAAACCACCGCCGCCGCCCCCTTCGACCTGACTGGCGACATCATCAGCACCGGCGTGGCCACCACCTATAACAACGTGGTGCCCGCCACCAAGGGCGGCGCCGGCACGGTGAGTGGCATCCTCAAGGCCAATGGCAGCGGCACCGTAGCCGCCGCCCAGGTTGCCGATTTCCCCGTCCTTAACCAGAACACCACCGGCAACGCGGCCACGGCCACCTACGCCACCACGGCCGGCAATTCCGCTACCGTGACCACCAACGCCAACCTGACGGGCGACATCACCAGCACCGGCAATGCCACCATCTACGCCGCCGTGGTGCCCGCCGCCAAGGGCGGCGCCGGCACCGTAAGCGGCTTGCTGAAAGCCAATGGCAGCGGGGTGGTCTCGGCGGCCGTGGCCGGCACCGACTACCTGACCCCGGCCGCGGCAGGCACGGGCTTCATCCAGAACACCACCACCCAGCAAGCCAGCAGCAACTTCAACATCAGCGGCGCCGGCACCGTGGGCGGTCAGCTCACGGTGGGCAGTGCCACAATAAGCGGCGCCACCAAACTGGGTAGCCTGGCCGGCAGCAACTCCCGCATGGTAACGGCCGCCGCCGATGGCACCTTGGCCACCCAGGCCCTGCCTACCGACGCTCAGACGCTGACCCTAAGCAGCGGCAGCCTGAGCATCAGCGGGGGCAACAGTGTAACGCTGCCCGATGCCTCGGCCACCAATGAAGCCCAGACCCTCAGCAAAGCCGGTACCACGGTAACGCTAAGCACCGTGAACGGCGCTGGCGGCGGTTCCTTCACCGACCTGGATACCGACGCCCAGCAGTTGACGCTGGACGGCAATGCGCTACGCCTCTCCAACAGCACCAGCGTAATCCTGCCCGATGCCTCGGACACCAACGAGGCCCAGACCATCTTCAAGAACAACGGCCTGATCAGCCTGACGCCGATTAATGGCTTCGGCGGCGGCTCCGTAACCGATAACGACGGGCAGACCTTGAGCGTGAGCGGCGGCAACCTGAGCATCAGCGGGGGCAACAGCGTGGCCCTGAGCAGCCTGGGCGACAACCTGGGCAACCATACCGCCACCCAGAACCTGAATTTGACGACGGCCAACGACCTGCTGCTGAAAGATGCCAACCACGGTCTGGGCTGGTACGGCGCCGCCAAAACCTGGAACAGCCTGACCACCGACGGCCCCGTGCTCTACGGGTACGACACCGGTATTCTGGGCATCAAGCGCAACGGCACTCAGCAGTCGGTGCTGTACTGGAACTATCTGGGCCGCGTGGGCATCGGCAACACGAATCCCACGCAGACGCTGGACGTGAACGGGGGCATCCTGGCCCGCGGCTTCGGGGCCATCAGCGACCAGGGCGCCTACCTGCAATGGAACCGCTCACTGGGGGAAGGCGAAACCTGGCTGCTCAACCAGAAGGGTGGCGGCAACCAGTACGGCGGCATCCGCTTTGGGGGCGCGAGTTCCTCGAACGCCGTGACGGAGTGGGCGCGCTTCATCGACAATGGCAACCTGGGCCTAGGCACGGCTACGCCCGATGCCCGGCTCGACATCGAGAGCAGCGCCCCGCAGCAGCTGATTCTGACCTCGACCAGCCCTGACCCGACGGGCATGCTTACCTTCAACTTCCCGGCCAGCAACTCCGCCGGCAACACGGCCACGGAGATGATTGTCTTCAACAAGGCTGGCCACCCGACCTTTATCGGGGCCATCGGGGCCAATCTGAGCAGCAACACGGTCTACTACAACACGGCCTCGGACCGGCGCCTGAAGGAGAACATCCGCCCCACCCACTACGGGCTGGCTGACGTGCTCAAGCTGCGGGTGCAGGACTATAACTTCATCGGCACGGCAGCAGTGAACCGCACGACCGGCTTCCTGGCCCAGGACCTGTTCGGGGTATACCCGGAGGCCGTGAGCCCGGGTGATACGGGTGCCACGGTGAGCCGCCCCTGGGCCGTGGACTATGGCAAGCTCACGCCCCTGCTGGTGCAGGCCATTCAGGACCAGCAAGCCCAGATTGAGGACTTGAAAAAGCAGAACGCCGCCCTGCAGGCCCAGGCCAAAACCCAGGAGGCCCGCGCCACCTCGGCTGAGACCCAGGCCGCCCAGGCAACTGCCGCCACCGAAGCCTTTGAGCAGCGGCTGCGGCGCCTGGAAGCTGGTCAGGCCCAGGCCCAGAAATAG